The Hoplias malabaricus isolate fHopMal1 chromosome X2, fHopMal1.hap1, whole genome shotgun sequence genomic interval GTTTTACTACAAaaccctgccttgtgcccaatgattccgggtaggttccagacccaaaACCCCACGTGAACCACGGTTTTCTATGGGTTGAATGGGCTGTTGAATTGACTGGGCAGAGAGAGCACTAGATGCCGCCCTACCTGATTGAAATGATGTATGAGTATGTTGTCAATGTAAaattatacataaaaaaaaataaaagattgaGCTGCTTTACGTTGCTACTGGGTAGTTTTTTCCACGACTGCTCTACATATCCAGGACACAAATTCTTCTGGGTCCCAGCCTGTTCTGGGTGAGGTCATTTGCTGAAGGAAAGTACGCACATAGTGTTAGTGACATAAATTTAGTCAAACAGTGTCCTTAAACTGGACCTCTGGCAGAGTCAGTCGGTGGAGTAAAGCCTAATTAATCAGGACACAGGAGTCCTGCTACCTCCAAATTGAACAACATCCCTCTCTTTCCCAAAATCCACCTGAGAGCATAAATATTGTGAATAATCTATAGGCGCTGCCAGGTGGTGGGTGGAGTAACATGGGGTCACCATGTTGCAGTGGGCCAGGCATTCTTTGCAGCTGAAGAGgttatattgtaatatttgtattttgacCTGGTCCACTGTTCTTTCTTTAGGCTGACATGTGCATACCTGTCCTGCAAGGTGGATGAGTTTAATGTTTCCTGCACTCAGTTTGTGGGGAACCTTCAGGAGAATCCAGCAGCTCAAGAAAGAGCCCTGGAGCAGATTCTGGAGTATGAGCTGCTCCTCATTCAGCAGCTCAACTTCCACCTGGTGATTCACAACCCCTATCGACCCATGGAGGGCTTCCTTATAGACCTAAAGGTAGAACagacagagtatgtgtgtgtgtcaacgTTAATTTTCTTTCCTGTAGAAATGTCCAAAAATTCCCCATAAGGCcatatgtttgtggacacctgcttatccaaCTTTCTTCAGAAATCAAGGATGGTAATAAGCATTATGTAGCCTGTGCTCACCTGAGAAGGCTTAAGACTACATGCATAGAGCCACAAGAATGTTAGTGCAAAGAGCTACTgatataaatgaaatatttatttagaatCACATTTTTTCCAGCTCATTGCAAATGAATTGAATGCTGCTACAATACTCAATAGAACAGTTACAATGCTTCAGCAGAGCCAATTGCAGTATCATAAATTGGTGACCTCTGTAAAATCCATTTACTGTGGCTTACGAATTTGGCTGGTGTTCTTCAGCAGCTAATGATATTTTGATTATGCTCAGAAAGATAATTGACACAAATCATAGATGCAACCCCATGAaatatttattcactttttaaCGAGGTGTTCTTCACCTTGTATATTGTGattataaattttttttattagaagtGATGTGGCTTTTTCTAGACAAGGTATCCACTGTTGGAGAACCCGGAGATGCTGAGGAAGAATGCAGATGATTTTCTCAACAGAGCAGCAATGACAGATGCTGGGCTTATGTTCTCACCCTCACAAATCGCCCTGACAGCTGTACTTAACAGTGCGGCTCGCGCTGGCCTCACCATGGAAACGTGGGTTCACTCAAgctaaacatttttaatgtaactAATTTAAAGGAAACCTTGTGTGTTCTTGGTGACTTTAGTTCTTAAGCAATGTTTTTCATTTAGCCAGGGACGGGATGTTCCTGCTTTACATGTCAGCATTTACAAGTCTCAAAGAAGCTATTTTTCTCCATCCAGATACCTTACTGAATGCATAGGGATAAAGAATGACAAAGAAACCCTCTCAAAGATGTATGACACAATGAGGCGTGAGTATACGTATTGCATAAGTGTATTACtgattgtttttcatttttattttgaccTCAGTGGACACAAACTCTAATCACAAAGCAATCGCTAAGGGTCATCTTTCTGCATTTTCAGGACTAACAACACTCTTGAAGGAATACGAGTTTCCCAGAGCGGAGGAAGTGAACATGTGCAAACAGAAACTGGAGAGGATACATGCTGAATTTGCCTCAAACACAAGCTTGTAAGTAGAAACCACAATGCTTCATTGTGATGTTGTAATTTACAGGTGTGGGGAGGTGCTGATTTTAGTCTTTGGCAAAGAAATCACACCAGGAATATATTACAAAGTTTTATTCCGTCTGGTCAGTTGCTTGGTGCCTTGGTATCTAAGATGCAAAAGTTGTGACTTGGTTCatcaaatagaaaaataaaaatacatgagCTTTCAGAAATTCACAGGAGTCATTACATCACTCTCATGCTGTTTCTCAGGTCATTTAGATCACTGAACACAGCTAAGCTACAGTAAGTTGAATGTAGGTCATTGCCTTGCAGCTACAAAACAGGAATATATTTTGGTATACAGTGAAATATCAAGTTTGTGGAGGTCAGTACATGCCTAGTTCAGCAAAAGTTAATTTTTAAAGAGTGCATGGACGGTTAATCACATACAAAAATGATTCGATTCATTGGCAAAGCTGTGTAAACAGGGAACAAATGTTTTATCTT includes:
- the LOC136676446 gene encoding cyclin-H-like isoform X3: MSTASPAMYHNSSQKKYWTFENVAALEALRQEANQKFRTKARSLRKPGIHDSIYIDPIEEKVLFRYYEKRLLDFCSVFKPAMPKSVVGTACMYFRRFYLNNSLMEYHPRTIMLTCAYLSCKVDEFNVSCTQFVGNLQENPAAQERALEQILEYELLLIQQLNFHLVIHNPYRPMEGFLIDLKTRYPLLENPEMLRKNADDFLNRAAMTDAGLMFSPSQIALTAVLNSAARAGLTMETYLTECIGIKNDKETLSKMYDTMRRLTTLLKEYEFPRAEEVNMCKQKLERIHAEFASNTSLKRKHGYEDDDHVVKKPLVTEEEWTDEDLDPL
- the LOC136676446 gene encoding cyclin-H-like isoform X1 is translated as MSTASPAMYHNSSQKKYWTFENVAALEALRQEANQKFRTKARSLRKPGIHDSIYIDPIEEKVLFRYYEKRLLDFCSVFKPAMPKSVVGTACMYFRRFYLNNSLMEYHPRTIMLTCAYLSCKVDEFNVSCTQFVGNLQENPAAQERALEQILEYELLLIQQLNFHLVIHNPYRPMEGFLIDLKTRYPLLENPEMLRKNADDFLNRAAMTDAGLMFSPSQIALTAVLNSAARAGLTMETYLTECIGIKNDKETLSKMYDTMRRLTTLLKEYEFPRAEEVNMCKQKLERIHAEFASNTSLKRKHGYEDDDHVVKKPLVTEEVNIDLLDILQVSMKPSSFVTVFIM
- the LOC136676446 gene encoding cyclin-H-like isoform X2; the encoded protein is MYHNSSQKKYWTFENVAALEALRQEANQKFRTKARSLRKPGIHDSIYIDPIEEKVLFRYYEKRLLDFCSVFKPAMPKSVVGTACMYFRRFYLNNSLMEYHPRTIMLTCAYLSCKVDEFNVSCTQFVGNLQENPAAQERALEQILEYELLLIQQLNFHLVIHNPYRPMEGFLIDLKTRYPLLENPEMLRKNADDFLNRAAMTDAGLMFSPSQIALTAVLNSAARAGLTMETYLTECIGIKNDKETLSKMYDTMRRLTTLLKEYEFPRAEEVNMCKQKLERIHAEFASNTSLKRKHGYEDDDHVVKKPLVTEEVNIDLLDILQVSMKPSSFVTVFIM